One Pleuronectes platessa chromosome 20, fPlePla1.1, whole genome shotgun sequence DNA window includes the following coding sequences:
- the pi15a gene encoding peptidase inhibitor 15-A has product MKPQLFAVDLIFLCISCGASALATTFPGVSTFSPDANFTSFGADRGTDATTLSKSRRKRYISQNDMLAILDYHNKVRGKVFPPASNMEYMVWDESLAKTSEDWAQACLWEHGPPHLLRFLGQNLSVRTGRYRSILQLVKPWYDEVKDYSFPYPRDCNPRCPLRCYGPMCTHYTQMVWATSNKVGCAVHTCHNMNVWGSVWKRATYLVCNYSPKGNWIGEAPYKVGVPCSACPPSYGGSCSNNMCFPALKTNYLHWFK; this is encoded by the exons ATGAAGCCTCAGTTATTTGCCGTAGATCTAATATTTCTGTGCATATCATGCGGAGCAAGTGCATTGGCAACGACGTTTCCTGGTGTGTCCACGTTCTCTCCAGACGCCAATTTTACCAGTTTTGGCGCAGACCGTGGAACAGACGCCACGACTCTTTCTAAAAGCAGGAGGAAGCGTTATATCAGTCAGAATGACATGCTCGCCATTCTTGATTACCACAACAAAGTGAGAGGGAAGGTGTTTCCCCCTGCGTCCAACATGGAATACATG GTGTGGGACGAGTCTCTGGCCAAGACGTCAGAGGACTGGGCCCAAGCCTGCCTGTGGGAGCACGGGCCGCCGCACCTCCTCAGGTTCCTGGGTCAAAACCTCTCCGTCAGGACAGGACG CTATCGATCCATTCTCCAGCTGGTGAAGCCGTGGTACGATGAGGTGAAAGATTACTCATTTCCGTATCCCCGTGACTGCAACCCCCGCTGCCCTCTCAGATGCTATGGACCCATGTGTACCCATTACACGCAG ATGGTGTGGGCAACCTCCAATAAAGTTGGCTGTGCCGTCCACACGTGCCACAATATGAATGTTTGGGGCTCAGTGTGGAAGCGGGCAACTTATTTAGTCTGCAACTATTCACCCAA GGGGAACTGGATTGGAGAGGCCCCCTACAAAGTGGGCGTGCCCTGCTCCGCCTGCCCCCCCAGCTACGGGGGCTCCTGCAGCAACAACATGTGCTTCCCTGCCCTCAAGACAAACTACCTGCACTGGTTCAAATAA